A single window of Ostrinia nubilalis chromosome 24, ilOstNubi1.1, whole genome shotgun sequence DNA harbors:
- the LOC135083698 gene encoding mpv17-like protein, with translation MSGLLTKVLRLPVQFPLVRGMLSYAIIWPSCSIVQEYLEHGTRLSNANWARAARFSFFGTFFMAPVFYGWMKYSSRFFKRKDLITAISRAAVEQVSYSPLAMAYFFFGMSMLEGKPYKVCVNEVREKFWPTYKIGMVFWPTAQTLNFYFVSEKNRIVFVSAASFVWTVYLAHMKGKEQKNESRFSGLDEQSFNIEPMAANLDTGVEVESTMDKFIAGDSGGPDLITDQNPVKEMKGDADNVSESPVVVVDNTAEEKKPELVSDEHPDGKTSLVVESLSDSDETEGSTLDDESEEETEGTVT, from the coding sequence ATGAGTGGCTTATTGACAAAAGTCTTAAGGTTGCCCGTCCAGTTTCCTTTAGTCCGGGGCATGCTGTCTTACGCTATTATCTGGCCATCATGCAGCATCGTGCAGGAGTACTTGGAACATGGTACAAGGCTGTCAAACGCCAACTGGGCTAGAGCAGCAAGATTCAGCTTCTTCGGCACCTTCTTCATGGCTCCAGTCTTTTACGGGTGGATGAAGTATTCTAGCAGGTTCTTCAAAAGGAAGGATCTGATCACAGCGATATCCAGGGCAGCTGTCGAACAAGTATCGTATTCTCCGCTGGCGATGGCGTACTTCTTCTTCGGAATGAGCATGCTGGAAGGGAAGCCGTACAAAGTCTGCGTGAACGAAGTGAGAGAGAAGTTCTGGCCCACTTACAAGATTGGTATGGTGTTCTGGCCAACAGCACAAACATTGAACTTCTATTTCGTTTCTGAGAAGAATAGGATTGTGTTCGTGAGCGCTGCGAGTTTCGTCTGGACTGTGTACTTAGCACACATGAAGGGGAAGGAGCAAAAGAATGAGagtcgcttcagtggtttagacgaGCAGTCATTTAACATAGAGCCGATGGCTGCCAACCTAGATACAGGGGTAGAAGTGGAGTCTACGATGGATAAATTCATAGCTGGTGACAGTGGAGGTCCAGACCTGATCACTGATCAGAATCCAGTTAAAGAAATGAAAGGGGACGCGGACAACGTTTCTGAAAGCCCTGTGGTGGTTGTGGACAATACCGCTGAAGAGAAGAAGCCTGAGTTGGTGTCTGACGAGCATCCAGATGGGAAGACTTCCCTCGTGGTGGAAAGTCTCTCGGATTCGGACGAGACTGAAGGGTCTACGTTAGACGATGAGTCCGAGGAGGAGACCGAGGGAACAGTTACGTAA